In Malus sylvestris chromosome 15, drMalSylv7.2, whole genome shotgun sequence, a single genomic region encodes these proteins:
- the LOC126604395 gene encoding probable glycosyltransferase At5g03795, translating into MSVGKQKQFQFQSQSQSQSPSSSPPMLSSLQGSLLTLAILTLLSFTYFSLHSLHPSSPSPATATTYISSSSSAADDEQFSDIYHSPEVFRLNFAEMEAKFKVYIYPDGDANTFYQTPRKLTGKYASEGYFFQNIRESHFRTDDPDQAHLFFIPISCHKMRGKGTSYDNMTIIVRDYVESLISKYPYWNRTLGADHFFVTCHDVGVRATEGLPLLVKNSIRVVCSPSYDVGFIPHKDVALPQVLQPFALPAGGNDVENRTTLGFWAGHRNSKIRVILARVWENDTELYILNNRINRAEGNLLYQKKFYETKFCICPGGSQVNSARPTDSIHYGCIPVILSNYYDLPFNDILDWRKFAVILREKDVYQLKQILKDIPYSEFLTLHKNLVKVQPHFQWNAPPVKYDAFHMVMYDLWLRHHVIKY; encoded by the exons ATGAGTGTGGGTAAGCAAAAGCAGTTCCAATTCCAATCGCAGTCGCAATCACAGTCACCGTCGTCGTCTCCTCCGATGTTGAGCTCTTTACAAGGATCTCTCCTAACTCTCGCCATCCTCACCTTGCTCTCCTTCACCTACTTCTCCCTCCATTCTCTCCATCCCTCCTCCCCCTCGCCCGCCACCGCCACCACTTACATTTCCTCCTCCTCATCCGCGGCCGACGATGAGCAGTTCTCCGACATCTACCACTCGCCGGAGGTGTTCCGGTTGAATTTCGCCGAGATGGAAGCCAAATTCAAGGTGTACATATACCCGGACGGCGATGCGAACACGTTTTACCAGACGCCGAGGAAGCTCACTGGCAAGTACGCCAGCGAGGGCTATTTCTTTCAGAATATCAGAGAGAGTCACTTCCGAACCGACGACCCGGATCAGGCTCACCTCTTCTTCATCCCTATCTCCTGCCACAAGATGCGAGGCAAG GGTACATCTTATGACAACATGACCATAATCGTTCGGGACTATGTGGAGAGCTTGATATCCAAGTATCCTTACTGGAACAGAACCTTGGGCGCGGACCACTTCTTTGTTACGTGCCACGATGTTGGGGTGAGGGCAACTGAAGGACTTCCACTTCTTGTGAAAAACTCGATTCGAGTTGTGTGCTCCCCTAGCTATGATGTTGGTTTCATTCCGCACAAAGATGTAGCCCTTCCTCAAGTACTCCAGCCATTTGCTCTTCCAGCCGGAGGAAACGATGTGGAGAACAG GACAACCCTCGGTTTTTGGGCTGGTCATCGAAATTCCAAAATTAGAGTTATACTGGCACGTGTATGGGAGAACGACACAGAGCTTTACATATTGAACAACAGAATAAATAGGGCAGAGGGGAATTTGTTATATCAAAAGAAGTTTTATGAAACCAAATTCTGCATATGCCCAGGTGGCTCCCAGGTCAACAGCGCTCGTCCAACTGACTCAATCCATTACGGTTGTATTCCTG TGATATTATCAAATTACTATGACCTGCCATTCAATGACATTCTCGATTGGCGAAAATTTGCTGTTATCCTTAGGGAGAAGGATGTGTATCAACTCAAACAAATTCTTAAGGACATACCCTATTCAGAGTTTCTTACACTTCACAAAAACTTGGTTAAG GTCCAGCCGCACTTCCAGTGGAATGCACCGCCTGTGAAATATGATGCATTTCACATGGTCATGTACGATCTCTGGTTGCGCCACCATGTGATCAAATACTGA
- the LOC126604893 gene encoding V-type proton ATPase subunit c4-like, which translates to MASSTFSGNETATFFGFLNAATTLVFSCMGIAYGTTKSGVGVVSMGVMQSELVMKSIIPVVMAGVLGIYGLIIAIIISIGINSKAKSYYLFDGYTHLSSGLACGLAGLFAGMATGIVGGAGV; encoded by the coding sequence ATGGCTTCTTCTACCTTCAGCGGCAATGAAACCGCTACTTTCTTCGGCTTCCTCAATGCCGCCACAACTCTCGTCTTCTCCTGTATGGGCATCGCCTATGGGACGACCAAGAGTGGTGTGGGCGTGGTCTCCATGGGAGTGATGCAGTCGGAGCTCGTGATGAAATCGATCATTCCGGTGGTTATGGCGGGAGTGCTTGGGATCTATGGGCTTATTATAGCTATTATTATTAGCATCGGGATTAACTCGAAGGCCAAATCTTATTATCTGTTTGATGGGTATACTCACTTGTCATCCGGCCTTGCTTGCGGTCTGGCCGGACTCTTCGCTGGAATGGCGACTGGGATTGTCGGTGGCGCTGGTGTCTAA
- the LOC126605018 gene encoding LOW QUALITY PROTEIN: putative UDP-rhamnose:rhamnosyltransferase 1 (The sequence of the model RefSeq protein was modified relative to this genomic sequence to represent the inferred CDS: inserted 1 base in 1 codon), translated as MSSLTEPITNKKLLHIALFPWLAFGHIIPALEVAKHIAXKSHKVSFISTPRNIQRLPKIPPNLTPLIDLVQILLPRVENLPENAEATMDVPYDLIPYLKLAHDGLEQGITSFLQTHTPDWIIYDFAPYWLPPIASNLGISRAMFGGFNTYTACAFGPTLPDVLSRYSPRTLPEHFTVPPEWVPFPSKLFFRLFEAKKLFDALEHNVSGISDWFRMKSTVEGSQVCLFRSCREIEGDWLDLVPELYHKPAIPVGLLPPSVQDTEDKEDCSWSIVCEWLDKQERATVVYVALGSEINPTQEEFTELALGLELSGLPFFWALRTPNGSAAGNSVKLPDEFEDRNKGRGLVWRTWAPQRQILAHNAVGGFWTHCGWSSLIEGIHRGIPLIMFPFLYDQGLNARLWDRKVGIEVPRNDEDGSFTKKEVAESLNLVMVDEEGKAYRDGAKEYSAVIADKDLHDRYMDKCVEYFEKNVHKV; from the exons ATGAGCTCCTTAACAGAACCTATTACTAACAAGAAGCTTCTTCACATAGCCTTGTTTCCATGGCTTGCTTTTGGTCACATAATACCAGCTCTCGAGGTCGCCAAGCACATAG CAAAGAGCCACAAAGTCTCCTTCATATCCACTCCAAGAAACATCCAACGCCTCCCGAAAATCCCACCAAACTTGACCCCTTTGATCGACTTGGTCCAAATCCTGCTTCCCCGTGTCGAAAACCTCCCGGAGAATGCCGAGGCCACCATGGACGTGCCATATGACTTAATTCCGTACCTCAAATTGGCACACGATGGACTCGAGCAAGGTATTACTAGTTTCCTACAAACTCACACTCCGGATTGGATTATTTACGATTTTGCTCCTTACTGGTTACCACCAATAGCTTCCAACCTAGGAATTTCGCGAGCAATGTTTGGGGGCTTCAACACGTACACCGCATGTGCTTTCGGACCAACACTACCGGATGTACTAAGTCGCTATAGTCCTAGAACACTACCCGAACATTTTACTGTCCCGCCCGAATGGGTCCCCTTCCcttcaaaactattttttagGCTTTTCGAAGCCAAGAAATTGTTTGACGCTTTGGAACATAACGTTTCCGGCATTAGCGATTGGTTTCGTATGAAGTCAACGGTCGAAGGTTCCCAAGTATGCCTCTTTCGGAGTTGTAGAGAAATCGAGGGGGACTGGCTCGATTTGGTTCCAGAGCTTTACCACAAGCCCGCGATTCCAGTGGGCTTGTTGCCACCCTCGGTGCAAGATACTGAAGACAAAGAAGATTGCAGTTGGTCCATAGTTTGTGAGTGGCTGGACAAGCAAGAGAGAGCTACTGTGGTGTACGTTGCACTTGGGAGCGAGATTAATCCAACTCAAGAAGAGTTCACCGAATTGGCTCTTGGGTTGGAGCTATCTGGGTTGCCATTCTTTTGGGCTCTTAGGACGCCGAATGGATCAGCAGCCGGTAATTCGGTGAAGTTGCCGGACGAGTTCGAGGATCGAAACAAGGGTCGCGGGCTGGTCTGGAGAACTTGGGCTCCTCAGCGCCAAATCTTGGCTCACAACGCGGTTGGGGGATTTTGGACTCACTGCGGTTGGAGTTCGCTCATAGAGGGCATACACCGTGGAATTCCTCTTATTATGTTCCCCTTTCTATATGACCAAGGGCTGAATGCTAGGTTGTGGGACAGGAAGGTCGGAATTGAGGTACCAAGAAACGACGAAGATGGATCGTTTACGAAGAAAGAGGTGGCCGAGTCACTGAATTTGGTTATGGTGGATGAGGAAGGGAAGGCTTACAGGGATGGAGCCAAAGAATATAGTGCTGTAATTGCAGACAAGGACCTCCATGATAGATACATGGACAAATGCGTTGAGTATTTTGAAAAGAATGTACATAAGGTTTGA
- the LOC126604397 gene encoding protein NO VEIN-like isoform X2 — MRNLKSTTQNSLIVAPTLPHSSYPDGSFDSISNAEDNEYEEGVEPTLEFVMTKKDITGSGAPATLLVFNNEVGFSRKNMVSICSVGRSTKKGKRHQELHDWLA, encoded by the exons atgAGAAATCTGAAATCCACAACCCAAAACTCACTCATAGTAGCCCCTACCTTGCCTCATTCCTCATATCCTGATGGTTCATTCGATTCGATTTCA AATGCGGAAGACAATGAATACGAAGAAGGGGTTGAACCAACACTGGAATTTGTGATGACAAAGAAGGACATAACTGGGAGTGGAGCTCCGGCTACTCTGCTGGTTTTTAATAATGAGGTTGGATTTTCCAGGAAGAATATGGTCTCGATCTGCAGTGTAGGGCGTTCTACAAAGAAGGGGAAGAGACATCAGG AGCTCCACGATTGGCTAGCGTGA
- the LOC126604397 gene encoding uncharacterized protein LOC126604397 isoform X1, translating into MRNLKSTTQNSLIVAPTLPHSSYPDGSFDSISSPAYLPSCTRKTYHFLIKLMQNAEDNEYEEGVEPTLEFVMTKKDITGSGAPATLLVFNNEVGFSRKNMVSICSVGRSTKKGKRHQELHDWLA; encoded by the exons atgAGAAATCTGAAATCCACAACCCAAAACTCACTCATAGTAGCCCCTACCTTGCCTCATTCCTCATATCCTGATGGTTCATTCGATTCGATTTCA TCACCAGCCTATTTGCCGAGCTGTACCAGAAAGACATACCATTTTCTCATTAAGCTCATGCAG AATGCGGAAGACAATGAATACGAAGAAGGGGTTGAACCAACACTGGAATTTGTGATGACAAAGAAGGACATAACTGGGAGTGGAGCTCCGGCTACTCTGCTGGTTTTTAATAATGAGGTTGGATTTTCCAGGAAGAATATGGTCTCGATCTGCAGTGTAGGGCGTTCTACAAAGAAGGGGAAGAGACATCAGG AGCTCCACGATTGGCTAGCGTGA